A single window of Acidobacteriota bacterium DNA harbors:
- a CDS encoding O-methyltransferase, whose amino-acid sequence MFHNIKPVMRDRMRWLEMENSRDRQDGTPRGQRLRQIPDETGRFLAILAAGATDGDIIEIGTSAGYSTLWLVLACKESGRKVTTFEIQNDKVQLARETFRLAEVTDKINLYHGDALQLLKDHDNIAFCFLDSEKEDYQRLYDIVVPRLVPGGLLVADNVISHAETLGAVVSKANADERVDSVVVPIGKGELLCRRVP is encoded by the coding sequence ATGTTTCATAATATAAAACCTGTCATGCGTGATCGCATGCGGTGGCTCGAAATGGAAAACTCACGGGATCGGCAGGATGGCACTCCGCGTGGTCAGCGACTTAGACAGATCCCCGACGAAACCGGTCGATTTCTTGCCATCCTGGCGGCCGGCGCTACCGATGGGGATATCATCGAAATAGGAACCAGCGCCGGCTACTCTACCCTGTGGTTAGTGTTGGCTTGTAAGGAATCAGGAAGAAAGGTGACGACATTTGAGATCCAGAATGATAAAGTTCAGCTTGCCCGTGAGACTTTTCGATTGGCTGAGGTTACAGATAAAATCAACCTTTACCACGGCGATGCGCTCCAACTTTTAAAAGATCACGATAATATCGCCTTCTGCTTCCTAGATTCGGAGAAAGAAGACTACCAGCGTCTGTATGATATCGTCGTTCCTCGTCTTGTTCCGGGAGGATTACTGGTTGCGGATAATGTGATCAGCCACGCCGAAACATTGGGAGCGGTCGTAAGCAAGGCGAATGCGGATGAGCGAGTTGATAGTGTGGTAGTGCCAATTGGAAAGGGAGAACTTCTGTGTCGGAGGGTCCCATAG
- a CDS encoding MBL fold metallo-hydrolase, which produces MMKYLWLLCALLLLGICPFSQAQKPNEVTFTHYGHACFLITTSTHTRILTDPMKLEGYHIPDSVTPDLITVSHRHIDHDNVAAVSGEPVVLYGINGPMDKGLEHKFIPVDTQIKDVRIYDIVCNHFDPGKSSILNSVFVFEFDGLRVAHLGDLGLNLSEEQKAQIGAIDILMIPVGGHYTISPPEADSVIAQLRPKMIVLPMHFKTDAAPFLDYTAADYLKDKRNVRRIAADSFTLDLRNPPQEMQFIVLNSSEE; this is translated from the coding sequence ATGATGAAGTACCTATGGCTGCTTTGTGCTTTACTTTTATTAGGAATCTGCCCGTTTTCACAGGCTCAGAAACCGAATGAAGTGACTTTCACTCATTATGGTCACGCGTGTTTCCTGATAACTACGTCGACTCACACTCGCATTCTGACCGACCCGATGAAACTGGAGGGATACCACATCCCTGACAGTGTCACACCCGATCTTATTACCGTCTCGCACCGGCATATAGACCATGACAATGTTGCTGCCGTATCGGGGGAACCAGTCGTACTCTATGGCATCAACGGCCCTATGGACAAGGGACTGGAACACAAATTCATCCCCGTTGACACTCAGATCAAGGATGTGCGGATTTATGATATCGTCTGCAACCATTTCGACCCCGGGAAGAGTTCGATCCTGAATTCCGTTTTTGTGTTTGAATTCGATGGCCTTAGAGTCGCTCATCTCGGCGACCTCGGCTTAAACCTGAGTGAAGAGCAGAAGGCACAGATCGGTGCTATTGATATTCTCATGATTCCCGTAGGAGGACACTACACAATATCGCCGCCCGAAGCCGACAGTGTTATCGCCCAGCTTAGACCTAAGATGATCGTTCTGCCAATGCATTTCAAGACGGATGCTGCTCCCTTCCTGGATTATACGGCGGCGGACTATCTGAAAGACAAGCGCAACGTAAGGAGGATTGCCGCTGACTCCTTCACCCTCGACCTTCGCAATCCGCCGCAAGAGATGCAATTCATTGTCTTGAATTCCTCTGAAGAATAA
- a CDS encoding ATP-binding cassette domain-containing protein, producing the protein MNLRTDHLGKRYKGNVWGLKEFCLDIDSGILGLLGPNGAGKSTLMRILATVTKPTEGSASWNGYNIANSPENVRQILGYLPQAFGIYPNLNATEFLSYLAAARGISGRPARRRIDQLLELVNLGDARKQRLGSLSGGMKQRVGIAQALLNDPELLIVDEPTAGLDPQERIRFRNLLSELSGNRTVILSSHIVSDIEAAATSIAIMNKGHLLVHAAPEELLRSVEGKVWEVVIASSELTDLRRRHIVGSTTRTTEGVRARVVVERAPTASARQVTPTLEDAYLRLLNGHQRERQDG; encoded by the coding sequence TTGAACCTTCGAACTGACCATTTGGGAAAACGCTACAAAGGAAACGTTTGGGGGCTCAAGGAGTTCTGTCTGGACATAGACTCCGGCATCCTCGGGTTGCTGGGCCCGAATGGTGCGGGGAAGTCGACCCTGATGCGAATTCTGGCCACCGTTACCAAACCTACCGAAGGCAGTGCCAGCTGGAACGGTTACAATATCGCCAATTCGCCCGAAAATGTTCGCCAAATACTCGGCTATCTCCCGCAAGCTTTCGGCATTTATCCCAATCTGAACGCTACCGAGTTCCTGTCGTACCTGGCGGCAGCGCGAGGTATCAGTGGCAGGCCGGCTCGGCGAAGGATTGACCAATTGCTGGAGTTGGTCAACCTTGGTGATGCCCGGAAGCAGCGTCTTGGTTCTCTCTCAGGAGGGATGAAGCAGCGGGTGGGAATTGCTCAAGCACTGCTTAACGATCCCGAATTGTTGATAGTCGATGAACCGACCGCTGGTCTGGATCCCCAGGAACGGATACGATTTCGGAACCTCCTCTCGGAACTGTCCGGCAACCGCACAGTGATATTGTCTTCGCACATCGTCTCCGACATCGAAGCAGCCGCAACTTCAATCGCCATCATGAACAAAGGGCATCTTCTCGTGCATGCTGCTCCGGAGGAGCTTCTCCGGTCAGTGGAGGGAAAGGTCTGGGAGGTTGTCATTGCCAGCTCCGAGTTGACCGACCTGAGACGGAGGCACATTGTAGGTAGCACGACCAGAACTACCGAAGGTGTGCGAGCGCGGGTAGTGGTGGAGAGGGCACCGACCGCCTCGGCCCGACAGGTGACGCCGACTCTCGAGGACGCGTATCTTCGGCTGCTGAATGGCCATCAGCGCGAGCGACAGGATGGATAG
- a CDS encoding FG-GAP-like repeat-containing protein → MKSVPRSGCILALWLMVGMTLVVPDALADEPLFAARIDYGAGDNPGSVFSIDLDGDGDNDLAVANQDSNNVSILKNNGDGTFQTAVDYGTGNGPYSVFAIDLDGDGDNDLAVANNESYNVSILMNNGDGTFLTAVDYGAGDGSYSVFSIDLDGDGDNDLAVANEGSDDVSILMNNGDGTFQTAVDYGAGDYPVSVFSIDLDGDGDNDLAMANYYSDNVSILMNNGDGTFATAVDYGAGDGPISVFSIDLDGDGDNDLAVANEDSDDVSVLINNGDGTLKTAVAYGVRYGPYSVFSSDLDGDGDNDLAVTNAFSDNVSILKNNGDGTFETAVDYGAGDYPVSVFSIDLDGDGDNDLAVANYNSDNVSILFNLSDVYVDVEDYEPLELPHGFELGRNYPNPFNPSTVIKYVLPQRSHVTIEIFNVLGQRVRTLVDREQSAGSHVVTWDGRSEAGREVSTGVYLYRVQAGDHVQTEKMLLLK, encoded by the coding sequence ATGAAAAGCGTACCCAGATCAGGCTGTATCCTGGCGCTGTGGCTGATGGTGGGAATGACACTGGTCGTGCCGGATGCCCTGGCCGATGAACCATTGTTCGCCGCAAGGATCGATTATGGCGCAGGAGATAATCCAGGCTCTGTCTTCTCGATCGATCTTGACGGGGATGGTGACAATGACCTGGCGGTAGCTAACCAGGACTCTAACAATGTTTCCATTCTGAAGAATAACGGTGACGGGACGTTTCAGACGGCGGTCGACTATGGCACGGGAAATGGTCCGTACTCTGTCTTCGCAATTGATCTTGACGGAGATGGTGACAATGACCTGGCGGTAGCCAACAATGAGTCTTACAATGTTTCCATTCTCATGAACAACGGTGACGGGACCTTTCTAACGGCGGTCGACTATGGCGCAGGAGATGGTTCGTACTCTGTCTTCTCGATTGATCTTGACGGTGATGGTGACAATGACCTGGCGGTAGCGAACGAGGGCTCTGACGATGTTTCCATTCTGATGAACAACGGTGACGGGACGTTTCAAACGGCGGTCGACTATGGCGCAGGAGATTATCCGGTCTCTGTCTTCTCGATTGATCTTGACGGGGATGGTGACAATGACCTGGCGATGGCAAACTATTACTCTGACAATGTCTCCATTCTCATGAACAACGGTGACGGGACGTTTGCGACCGCGGTCGACTATGGGGCAGGAGATGGTCCCATCTCTGTCTTCTCGATTGATCTTGACGGGGATGGTGACAATGACCTGGCGGTAGCCAATGAGGATTCTGACGATGTTTCTGTCCTGATAAATAACGGTGACGGGACGTTAAAAACCGCGGTCGCCTATGGTGTAAGATATGGTCCTTACTCTGTCTTCTCGAGTGATCTTGACGGGGATGGTGACAATGACCTGGCGGTAACGAACGCGTTCTCTGACAATGTCTCCATTCTCAAGAATAACGGTGACGGGACGTTTGAAACCGCGGTCGACTATGGCGCGGGAGATTATCCGGTCTCTGTCTTCTCGATTGATCTTGACGGGGATGGTGACAATGACCTGGCGGTAGCAAACTATAACTCTGACAATGTTTCCATTCTCTTTAATCTCAGTGATGTTTACGTGGACGTTGAAGACTACGAGCCGTTGGAGTTGCCGCACGGCTTTGAATTGGGTCGGAACTACCCGAACCCGTTTAATCCATCAACGGTAATCAAGTACGTTCTTCCGCAGCGGAGCCATGTGACAATCGAGATATTCAACGTGCTCGGTCAGCGGGTGCGGACGCTGGTCGACCGGGAGCAGTCGGCCGGGTCACATGTGGTAACCTGGGACGGCCGGTCGGAGGCGGGCCGGGAGGTCTCGACCGGTGTATACCTGTACCGCGTCCAGGCCGGAGATCACGTGCAGACAGAAAAGATGCTGCTGCTGAAGTAG
- a CDS encoding GNAT family N-acetyltransferase, translating into MFKNAVLETDRLIIRPLRLEDDTTLHDVVSREEVMHFLPEGVMSLDEVRDIITWLLKCYDENTPQNIKKWTLAVVRKDSSEVIGWCGLGRLDFSCDEIELFCGLSDSYWGRGIAAEACRAVLDYAFSSIGLSRIVAVVDPENSRSRRLIEKIGMQLEKQIGDLPKEFGHYEGFLYYSISRK; encoded by the coding sequence ATGTTCAAGAATGCCGTCTTAGAAACAGATCGATTGATCATTAGACCCCTGAGGCTGGAGGATGACACAACACTTCATGATGTTGTCAGCCGGGAGGAGGTGATGCACTTCCTGCCGGAAGGAGTGATGTCGCTTGACGAGGTTCGCGACATCATCACATGGCTGTTGAAGTGTTATGATGAGAACACGCCTCAGAATATCAAGAAGTGGACGCTGGCAGTTGTCCGGAAAGATAGTTCCGAAGTCATTGGGTGGTGCGGGCTGGGACGGTTGGATTTCAGCTGCGATGAGATTGAGCTGTTCTGCGGGTTGTCGGATTCATATTGGGGCAGGGGAATCGCGGCTGAGGCCTGCAGAGCTGTATTGGATTACGCATTCAGTAGCATCGGTCTCAGTCGCATAGTTGCAGTGGTCGATCCTGAAAACTCACGGTCGCGAAGACTGATCGAGAAGATAGGGATGCAGCTGGAAAAGCAAATAGGCGATTTGCCAAAGGAGTTTGGACACTATGAGGGATTTCTTTACTACTCAATATCTCGGAAGTAG
- a CDS encoding cation:proton antiporter: MLELAFLKDLVVILSVAVVVVIAFHRLKLPSIAGFILSGILVGPRGLGLIDDAHQVEVLAEIGVALLLFGIGVELALKKLQRLWRLAVVGGVLQVGISAGAAFAIGRMAGLPTNSAVLIGFVVALSSTAIVLRGLQERGEVDAPHGRLILGILVFQDFSVVPMMLILPLLIGADLSAGAFVVTLAKSIGIVLAVLLSAILVVPRILKLVAQTRQRQLFILSVFVVCLGTAWLVTRSGASLAIGAFLAGLVVAGSEYRHQALADMISFREVFASLFFVSVGMMLSPSAILGNLAAIIAILAGILLGKSAIVFIVAFLMRMPLRVCLVAAFALAQVGEFAFVLLYAIQGTGLIAKSVENSLVSAAILSMFITPFVMSYGPKLAAGLGKFTRLRRLIEVDSAEDASDAVCKMCDHVIVAGYGFAGRELAQVLNQHEIPYIVVDLNIENVRKATREAGNAVFGDITSEGVLAQLGIENARELVLLINDPSASEHAVRVARRLAPRMFITARTTYLLDIERLLAAGADEVVPAEREAAVRVATQVLKRHRVDLKTITTQASQMRDHSEDEDF, encoded by the coding sequence ATGCTTGAATTGGCGTTTCTGAAAGACCTGGTCGTAATACTTAGTGTTGCGGTGGTTGTCGTAATCGCCTTCCACAGACTCAAACTGCCGTCCATAGCCGGTTTTATCCTCTCAGGGATCCTGGTCGGCCCCCGGGGACTCGGTTTGATCGACGACGCTCACCAGGTCGAAGTGTTAGCCGAGATCGGGGTGGCGTTGCTTCTATTCGGCATTGGTGTGGAGCTTGCCTTGAAGAAGCTGCAACGCCTGTGGCGGCTGGCCGTGGTGGGCGGTGTTCTGCAGGTGGGCATCAGCGCGGGGGCTGCATTCGCCATTGGTAGAATGGCCGGCTTGCCGACCAACTCTGCCGTTCTCATAGGCTTTGTTGTGGCCCTGTCCAGTACGGCTATTGTGTTGCGAGGGCTGCAGGAGCGAGGGGAGGTTGACGCTCCCCACGGTCGCCTGATACTGGGCATCCTTGTGTTCCAGGATTTCAGCGTCGTGCCGATGATGCTGATCCTCCCGTTGCTCATCGGCGCGGATCTGAGCGCCGGAGCGTTTGTCGTCACACTGGCCAAGTCTATCGGTATAGTATTAGCCGTCCTGCTTTCAGCGATACTCGTAGTGCCTCGAATCCTGAAGCTCGTCGCCCAGACACGGCAAAGACAGTTGTTCATTCTTTCCGTATTTGTCGTCTGCCTGGGAACCGCCTGGCTGGTTACCCGGTCCGGGGCGTCGCTCGCGATAGGAGCGTTCCTGGCGGGGCTGGTGGTTGCGGGAAGCGAATACAGACACCAGGCCCTGGCCGACATGATCTCGTTCAGAGAGGTCTTTGCCAGTCTCTTTTTTGTATCGGTGGGGATGATGCTGTCACCTTCCGCGATTCTGGGCAACCTTGCTGCAATCATTGCTATTCTGGCTGGAATCCTGCTTGGTAAGTCTGCAATCGTCTTTATAGTCGCTTTCCTGATGCGAATGCCGCTGAGGGTGTGTCTGGTTGCGGCTTTCGCGCTGGCTCAGGTAGGAGAATTCGCGTTCGTTCTGCTTTACGCCATACAAGGAACAGGTTTGATTGCCAAGTCCGTCGAAAACAGTTTGGTGTCGGCCGCGATTCTCTCCATGTTCATCACGCCTTTCGTCATGTCGTACGGACCCAAACTGGCGGCCGGTCTTGGCAAATTCACACGGCTCAGGCGCCTGATTGAAGTGGATTCGGCCGAGGATGCCTCCGACGCCGTCTGTAAGATGTGTGATCACGTAATTGTCGCCGGTTACGGCTTCGCCGGCAGAGAACTGGCGCAGGTTCTTAATCAGCATGAGATCCCATATATTGTAGTGGATCTGAACATTGAAAACGTGAGAAAGGCGACCCGGGAGGCGGGAAACGCCGTGTTCGGCGATATTACGAGCGAGGGTGTACTTGCCCAACTGGGGATTGAAAACGCACGCGAACTGGTATTGCTGATAAACGATCCCAGTGCCTCGGAGCATGCTGTTCGCGTCGCTCGGAGGCTGGCCCCTCGCATGTTCATAACCGCACGGACTACCTATTTGCTCGATATCGAACGCCTGCTGGCGGCGGGTGCCGATGAGGTCGTGCCGGCTGAGCGGGAAGCTGCGGTTCGGGTCGCAACTCAGGTGCTCAAGAGGCATCGAGTGGATCTGAAGACAATTACCACACAGGCGTCGCAGATGCGGGATCATTCTGAAGATGAGGACTTCTGA
- a CDS encoding DUF362 domain-containing protein, whose amino-acid sequence MKRREFIKKAGQAAALMAVAGDAGLLTGGCQSGTYDKTTATKPDFEVAADPQLPKVTLARNEDHAKALCSALAVIGGIERFVKRGERVLLKPNAAWDRVPEQAVNTNPVLVGEMVRQCRAAGATEVLVTDFGSHNPRRTFLRSGIRTAVEQNGGRILLLSDDDFVETDLKGRFITNWPVLKYVFEIDRLINMPIAKHHGLVAGTASMKNFFGIIGGNRSRLHDRLDQSIVDLAAFFKPTLTVVDATRVLMRNGPAGGSLDDVVIRNSVICATDQVAADSRASEFLGITGNDVRHIVLAAEQGLGEIDYRKAGYKEII is encoded by the coding sequence ATGAAGCGCCGTGAGTTCATAAAAAAGGCAGGCCAGGCCGCCGCGCTGATGGCCGTGGCCGGCGACGCCGGATTGTTGACCGGCGGCTGTCAATCAGGAACATATGACAAAACGACGGCAACGAAGCCTGATTTCGAGGTCGCGGCTGACCCGCAACTGCCCAAAGTTACCCTGGCCAGGAACGAAGATCACGCCAAGGCACTTTGCTCCGCACTCGCTGTCATCGGGGGAATCGAACGATTCGTAAAAAGGGGTGAGCGTGTACTGCTGAAGCCGAATGCTGCCTGGGACAGGGTCCCGGAGCAGGCCGTCAATACGAATCCCGTTCTTGTCGGCGAGATGGTTCGCCAATGCAGGGCTGCGGGCGCTACGGAAGTATTAGTAACCGATTTCGGCTCTCATAATCCGCGTCGTACGTTTTTGCGCTCGGGCATTCGAACTGCTGTCGAACAAAACGGGGGGAGAATTCTCCTGCTGAGCGATGACGATTTTGTCGAGACTGATCTTAAAGGCCGCTTCATTACGAACTGGCCGGTGCTCAAGTATGTATTTGAGATAGACCGACTCATCAATATGCCCATTGCCAAACATCATGGCTTGGTGGCGGGTACGGCCTCCATGAAGAATTTCTTTGGCATTATCGGCGGTAACCGCTCGCGTCTGCACGACCGACTTGACCAATCCATTGTCGATCTGGCGGCGTTTTTCAAACCGACTTTGACGGTAGTTGACGCCACTCGGGTGCTGATGCGTAATGGCCCGGCGGGTGGCTCGCTTGATGATGTCGTGATTCGTAACTCAGTGATCTGTGCCACCGATCAGGTGGCGGCTGATTCACGGGCAAGTGAATTTCTGGGTATTACGGGAAACGATGTCAGACATATCGTTCTGGCGGCTGAACAAGGGTTAGGTGAGATTGATTATCGCAAAGCGGGATATAAAGAAATTATATGA
- a CDS encoding YCF48-related protein — MNQDGFLHRPAYMAILSLATVLLVGCSDDNPAGPGPEPAERRGWVWQNPLPQGNTLYGVSFTDADTGTAVGMDGTILRTHDGGATWFIQTSGTTKHLNGVSFTNVTTGTAVGEYGTILRTVNGGDTWIIQTSRARNHLNSILFTDVNTGTLVGDAGAIFQSTDGGATWVSQTSGTPKHLYSVSFTDRNTGTIVGYGGTILRTTDGGVTWVSQISGTFRHLYGVSFTDANTGTVVGDSGTILRTTDAGVTWVSQASPTSNSLYGISFGDMNVGVIVGEDRTILRTLDGGTTWVACITGAYSDLYDVSFTDATTGTVVGSYGTILGTTDSGALWVDRITGTDEYLTDVSFIGAMTGTVVGGHGTVLRTTDGGATWVRQASGAHVMLYSVSFADAITGTVVGNFGTILRTNDGGATWVMQTIGAYHDLFDVSFTDRNTGTVVGGDGTIFRTTDGGTSWVRQTSGAYSALLGVSFTDAKIGTVVGLYGTILRTTDGGVTWVRQNSGVNYHLMDVSFTGANIGVVVGDYGTMLRTTDGGASWIRQTKRTNSHLMGVSFIDANTGTVVGSHGTILRTVNGGARWIVQASGTSNDLRGVFCSDAIKSTVVGQAGTILQTTTGRN, encoded by the coding sequence ATGAACCAGGATGGATTTCTCCATCGCCCGGCCTATATGGCAATCTTGTCGCTTGCGACCGTACTGCTGGTCGGCTGTTCGGATGATAATCCGGCTGGACCGGGTCCGGAACCCGCGGAGCGGAGGGGATGGGTATGGCAAAACCCGCTGCCACAGGGCAACACGCTCTATGGCGTTTCCTTCACCGATGCCGATACGGGCACAGCAGTGGGAATGGATGGTACGATCCTTCGCACTCATGACGGCGGAGCCACTTGGTTCATTCAGACGAGCGGCACGACAAAGCATCTTAATGGCGTATCATTCACCAATGTGACTACGGGCACGGCGGTAGGAGAATATGGCACGATCCTGCGGACAGTGAACGGCGGGGACACCTGGATTATCCAGACGAGCAGAGCGAGAAACCATCTTAATAGTATACTGTTCACCGATGTAAATACGGGCACCCTGGTAGGAGATGCTGGTGCGATCTTTCAATCTACTGACGGCGGGGCCACCTGGGTCAGCCAGACGAGCGGCACGCCTAAACATCTCTATAGTGTTTCCTTCACGGATAGGAATACGGGCACTATAGTGGGTTATGGTGGCACAATCCTTCGGACAACGGACGGCGGGGTTACCTGGGTCAGCCAAATAAGTGGCACGTTCAGACATCTCTATGGCGTTTCCTTTACTGACGCGAATACTGGCACAGTCGTGGGAGATAGTGGTACTATCCTTCGGACGACCGACGCCGGAGTCACCTGGGTCAGCCAGGCAAGCCCCACGAGTAACAGTCTGTATGGTATTTCATTCGGTGATATGAATGTAGGGGTGATCGTGGGAGAAGACAGGACGATCCTCCGAACCCTAGACGGTGGGACAACCTGGGTTGCCTGCATAACCGGCGCCTACAGTGATCTCTATGATGTGTCGTTCACTGACGCAACCACAGGCACGGTCGTGGGGTCGTATGGGACGATCCTTGGGACGACGGATAGCGGTGCGCTTTGGGTCGACCGGATTACCGGCACGGATGAATATCTCACGGATGTCTCGTTTATCGGCGCGATGACGGGAACGGTGGTGGGCGGTCATGGTACGGTTCTGCGGACCACTGACGGCGGTGCCACCTGGGTCAGGCAGGCGAGTGGCGCGCATGTAATGCTTTATAGCGTTTCATTTGCCGATGCGATTACGGGTACGGTGGTAGGAAACTTTGGCACCATCCTTCGCACGAATGACGGCGGTGCCACGTGGGTAATGCAGACAATCGGCGCATACCATGATCTCTTTGATGTGTCCTTTACTGACCGGAATACAGGTACGGTGGTTGGGGGGGATGGCACAATTTTCCGGACGACGGATGGCGGCACCAGTTGGGTCAGGCAGACAAGTGGCGCATACAGTGCACTACTGGGAGTTTCCTTCACTGACGCGAAGATAGGGACGGTGGTGGGATTGTATGGCACGATTCTGCGAACAACGGATGGTGGCGTGACTTGGGTACGTCAGAACAGCGGTGTAAACTACCATCTTATGGATGTGTCGTTCACTGGGGCGAACATAGGAGTGGTGGTGGGCGATTATGGTACGATGCTTCGGACGACGGACGGCGGCGCCAGCTGGATAAGGCAGACAAAGCGCACGAATAGCCATCTTATGGGCGTGTCATTCATTGATGCGAATACGGGAACTGTTGTAGGATCCCATGGCACGATCCTTCGGACGGTGAACGGCGGAGCCAGGTGGATCGTGCAGGCAAGCGGCACAAGTAATGATCTCCGTGGTGTGTTCTGCTCTGATGCGATCAAGAGCACCGTCGTGGGACAAGCTGGCACGATCCTTCAGACGACAACCGGCAGAAACTGA
- a CDS encoding CPBP family intramembrane glutamic endopeptidase, translating into MERVTPDLLLNKGEVRFRWQRILQFPLLELVVAGLFMAPVALAHNAFAIAVLEKLQPPLGNLVTYLEHVVNVVLFLLAYALYCRWVERRKPFEISGGKSVPELSLGFAGGIGLVGIMVGLLSLLGYYRVSGFSENQTVLIDAFFRFGIGAFLQEFFIRLLLFRLTEELVGTWSAVVIVAVSFGLIHIGNENATPLTSVMIAVSDVLYLAAFVFTRRLWLVWGLHFGWNFMQDGVFGMPNSGETALPSWIRPDVTGPDWLTGGSFGIEASIVAIALQVALGLWLLLYARKLNQFMAPYWQRIRR; encoded by the coding sequence TTGGAAAGAGTAACTCCTGATCTTCTGCTGAACAAAGGTGAAGTGCGGTTTCGTTGGCAGCGAATCCTGCAGTTCCCGCTGCTGGAGCTGGTGGTGGCCGGACTGTTTATGGCCCCGGTAGCACTGGCTCATAATGCTTTCGCTATCGCCGTCCTCGAAAAGTTGCAGCCGCCGCTGGGAAACCTTGTAACCTATCTGGAACATGTGGTCAACGTCGTGCTGTTCCTGCTGGCATATGCGCTTTACTGTAGGTGGGTGGAAAGGCGCAAACCGTTCGAGATTTCGGGAGGAAAAAGTGTCCCCGAGTTGTCTCTCGGCTTCGCCGGCGGGATCGGCCTGGTCGGCATCATGGTCGGTCTTCTGTCTCTGCTTGGATACTATAGAGTGTCGGGATTCAGCGAGAATCAGACGGTACTGATTGATGCGTTTTTCCGATTCGGAATCGGAGCGTTTCTCCAGGAGTTCTTCATTCGATTGCTTTTGTTCCGGCTGACAGAAGAGCTGGTCGGTACCTGGAGCGCCGTGGTGATAGTGGCCGTTTCTTTCGGCCTTATACACATCGGAAACGAAAACGCGACCCCCCTCACTTCGGTTATGATTGCGGTCTCAGATGTTCTCTACCTGGCGGCTTTTGTGTTCACACGGCGACTCTGGCTTGTCTGGGGGCTCCACTTCGGGTGGAATTTCATGCAGGACGGTGTGTTCGGGATGCCGAACTCCGGGGAGACCGCTCTACCAAGCTGGATTCGGCCGGACGTCACCGGCCCTGACTGGCTTACCGGTGGCAGTTTCGGCATTGAGGCGTCTATCGTGGCTATAGCCCTGCAGGTTGCGCTCGGTCTCTGGCTGTTACTATACGCTCGCAAGCTGAACCAGTTCATGGCACCTTACTGGCAACGGATTCGCAGATAG
- the mscL gene encoding large conductance mechanosensitive channel protein MscL, translating to MVKEFKEFAVKGNVMDMAVGIIIGAAFGTIVKSLVADVIMPPIGLLLGNVDFSNLFMILKDGSQAMGAYATLADAQAAGAVTLNYGQFINTIISFLIVAFAIFIVIKNMNKLKREEPVPVAEPTTKECPHCFSTIHIKAAKCPHCTSSLQGA from the coding sequence ATGGTCAAAGAATTCAAAGAATTCGCGGTCAAGGGCAACGTCATGGACATGGCCGTCGGTATCATTATTGGTGCCGCGTTCGGGACAATCGTCAAGTCCCTCGTTGCCGACGTGATTATGCCGCCGATAGGCCTGCTGCTCGGCAATGTCGACTTCTCGAATCTATTCATGATTCTGAAAGACGGGTCACAAGCCATGGGCGCCTATGCAACTCTGGCCGATGCCCAGGCAGCCGGAGCGGTAACGCTGAACTATGGTCAGTTCATCAACACGATAATCAGCTTCCTGATCGTGGCGTTTGCCATATTCATTGTCATCAAGAATATGAACAAACTGAAAAGAGAAGAACCGGTCCCGGTGGCGGAACCTACGACCAAGGAATGTCCCCACTGCTTTTCGACGATACACATCAAGGCAGCGAAGTGTCCCCATTGCACATCGTCGCTGCAAGGGGCGTGA